The Thermoanaerobaculia bacterium genomic sequence TCGAAGGCCTGCAGGCGCCGGATCGTGTCGTCGAGATCCGGACGGCCATGCAGGAAGTTCTCGGCGCGGCCGACGAGCATGAAGCGGAACGGAAACGACCGGGCCGCCTCGACCGCGGCGGCTACTCGCGCGACGGCGTGTTCGAAACAGTAGATGGGCCCTTCGGGGTTGCCCGTGGCGTCTTCGATCGATCCGCCGACCAGGCCGGCGCGCCCGGCGAGGCGAATCGTCTCCGCGGCGGCCTCCGGAGAATCGCCGTACCCGTTTTCGAGGTCCGCCGCGACGGGCAGGTCGGTCGCCTCGACGATCTGTCGCGCGTTTTCGAGCGCCTCGTCGCGCCCGACCGACCCGTCCGGCCTGCCGAGCGAGAACGCGAGCCCCGCGCTCGTCGTCGTCAGCGCCTCGAAGCCGAGGTTCTCGAGGATCTTCGCGGTTCCCGCATCCCAGGGATTCGGGATGACGAAAGCGCCGGGGCGCTCGTGGAGGGCGTGGAAGCGGGCGGCTTTCTCGGCCTGGGTGACGCTCATGCATTGGATTCTACCGGGACGTGCATGTCATCCCGGAATGCCTCCTCGATTCGGGCCGTCGGCTCGTCCCGACGAACCGGACGAGCGCCGCGACGACCGGAGCGTCCTGGGGAGGTAGACAATCTCCATCCATGGATGTAGTCTATCTACACCCAAGGAGGTGGAGCGATGGCCGACATTCCCTCTTCCGTTTCCCGGATCGAGCTCCTTCAGGGAACGCTCGACCTCCTCGTCCTCCAGACCCTGCGATGGGGTCCGCGCCACGGCTACGGGATCGCGCAGATGATCCGAGCGGGTTCCCGCGACGTCCTGCAGGTCGACACGGGATCGCTCTATCCCGCGCTCCACCGGCTCGAGAAGGCCGGCGCGATCTCGGCGGAATGGGAGACGTCGGAGAACAAACAGCGGGTTCGCGTCTACCGCTTGACCGCGGCGGGCCGGAAGCAGCTCGCCGCGGAGCGGTCGAAATGGGAACAGCTCGCCGGGGCGATCGCCGGCGTGATGGCGAAGCCGGCGGCGAGCGAGTCGTGAAGATCTTCGGACGCGGCCGCGCGCGGCGGGAGCGTGAGCTCGAGGAGGAGCTGCAGGCGCACCTGAGGATCGCGATCGCGGAGCGCGTCGCGCGAGGCGAATCGCCGGACGACGCGGCGGCGAGCGCCCGCCGCGAGTTCGGCAATTACGGACGCGTCAAGGAGGACGCCCGGGAGGCGTGGGGCGGGGCCGCGCTCGACCGCTTCGGCCAAGACTTGCGGTTCGGCCTGCGGATGCTTCGGCGGAGTCCCGGCGTGTCGCTGCTCGCGATCCTGTGCCTCTCGCTCGCGATCGGCGCCAATACCGCCGTCTTCGGCTGGATCGAAGGGATCCTCTTCCGTCCGTTCCCGGCCGTCGCGCGTCAGGACCGCCTGCTGGCGATGGTCAGCACCCGGCAAGGCGAGCAGCGGAGGGACGATCTCTCCTGGCCGGACTTCCTCGACTTCCGGCGGAACTGCCGCCTGGCGGACGCGTTCATCGCGGACAAGATCATGGGCGCCACCCTTTCGCTCGGCGAGCGGTCGGAGACGGCTTACGGCAGCATCGTGTCGGCGAACTACTTCGACGCGCTCGGCGTGCGGCCCGTCCTCGGCCGGGGATTCGTTCCCGGCGAGGAGACCGGAGACAAGGCGCATCCGGTCGTGGTGATCAGCTGGCGCGAGTGGAGGGAACGCTTTCGCGGCGATCCGGCGATCGTCGGGAAGACGCAGCGACTGAACGGCGTGCTCCACACCATCGTCGGCGTCGGTCCGAAGGGCTTCGACGGCACGTTCGTCGGTTATGCCATGCGGTACTTCGTGCCGGCGTCGATGGAGGACAACTTCGAGGCGGGGGGGTACAAACTCGAAGACCGCGGAGCGCGGTGGATCGAGGGATTCGTCCGCCCGAAGCCCGGCGTTTCGATCGAACAGGTTCAAGCGGAGCTCTCCGGCGTGGCCCGCCGACTCGAGGCGGCCTATCCGGAAACGAATCGCGGCCGGGGCATCCGCGTGTTTCCGCTCGCGCTCACCCCCTTCAACAAAGCGAGCGAGCTGCGCCCCGTCCTCGGCATCCTCGCCGTGGTCTCGGCGTTCGTGCTGGTGGTGGCCTGCTCGAACGTCGGAAACCTCCTCCTCGTCCGGTCGCTCGCGCGGCGGCGGGAGATGACCGTGCGTCTGGCGATCGGCGCCGGCCGCGGGCGGCTCGTCGCCCAGCTCCTCACGGAAGGCGCCACCCTCGCCGGCGCAGGGGTCGTCGGCGGCCTGCTCGTCGCCCGCCTTTGCCGCGACTTCCTCGCGCATTTCTTCTCCGCGAGGGTCAACCTCCCGGAGAATCTCGACTGGAGGGTGCTCGCCCTGTCGGCCGCGATCTGCCTCACGGCGACGATCGCGATCGGCCTCATCCCCGCCTTCCAGACGCGCAGCTTCGACGCGGCCGCCGTGCTGAAGGAAGAGGCCGGCTCCGTGGCCGGCGGCGGACGGTCCTGGATCCGGTCGGGTCTCGTGCTCCTCCAGCTCTCGATCTCGTTCGTCCTCCTCGTCGGAGCCGGTCTCGTCGTCCGGAGCCTCCGCCGGATGCAGAGCGCGAACCCGGGCTTCGCGGCGGACGAGGTGACGGAGACCTCGGTCGACCTTCTCGCCGCGGGCTACGACCCCGCGCGGGCGAAAAATGTTCAACAGGAGATCCTCGACCGGATCGGGGCCGACCCGTCGGTGCGGAGCGCCGTCTTCGCGCGATCGATCCCTCTCGGCCTGCGCCCGCCGTCGTCGGCGCCCGTCGCCGTGGACGGCTACGTGCCGAGGCCCGACGAGCAGCCGACCGTCGAATACAACGAGGTCGGTCCCGGCTATCTCGCGACGTTGGGCATCCCCCTCCTTTCCGGGCGCGAGTTCCGCCGGTCGGACGACGAGACGGGTCCCCTCGTCGCCGTCGTCAACGCGGCGATGGCGGAAAAGTACTGGCGAGGAGGGGATCCGCTGGGAACCCGGCTCGTCGTGAAAGGCCGCCCGATGACGGTGGTCGGCGTGGCGAAGACTTCGACGTACTTCCGGATCGGCGAAGATCCGACGCCCTTCTTCTACGTGCCGATCCGGCAGAACTTCCAGGGGCAGGCGGTGCTGAACGTGCGGTCCTCCGCCCCGCTCGCGGCGATCGCCCGGCGGATCGAGGGCGCGATCCATGCCGTCGATCCGAGCCTCGAGCGCGACGAGACGACGTGGATGCGCGCCACGCTCGACCGCGCGGCGTCGTCGCAGCGGATCGCGGTCCGATTGCTCGAGATCTTCGGCGGCCTCGCCCTCCTGCTCGCCGCCGTCGGCCTCTTCGGCGTCGTCTCCTACGCCGTGTCGCGGCGGACGCGTGAGATGGGCGTCCGGGCGGCGCTCGGCGCGCGCCGGGCCGATCTGTTCGGTCTCGTGGTCTCCGAAGGGCTCCTGCTGACCGTGGCGGGGCTCGTCGCCGGAGGCGCGGCCGCGCTCGTCCTGACGCGGCTCATCGAGACGCTGCTCTACGGCGTGAGCCCGCGCGACCCGCTCACGTTCGCCGCTTCCTCAGCGGTCCTGCTCGCGACCGCGCTCGCGGCATCGCTCGTCCCCGCCTGGCGCGCGGCGCGCACGGATCCCTGGACGGCGCTGAGGGAGTGAACGACAGGCGTTCGCGGGCGCTCTCGACGGGCTCGAATCCATCGTCCGGGACAAGGGAAGGAAAGGCCTTTTCGAAGACGCCGGGCGAAGCTCGAAAAGGCGAAGGACGATCGGTGGAAGCTCTCCGAGAGGCCGAGTCGAACGAACGCCGTCAGCGGACCTTCCGGCCGCAGGCCTTCGGGAACCCGAGGATGCACGCCTTCTTGAACGCTTCCGCGGCTTTCTCCCGGTCCGCGGAAACGCCGTCGCCCTTCTCGTAGGCGACGCCCAGATCGAAGCATCCTTCTCCGTCGCCCGCCCGGCAGGCTCTTTCGAGGAAGGACGCGGCGGTGGCGGGGTTCGCCTCGACCCCGGAGCCCGCCGCATAGATCGCCGCCGCGTTGAAGCAGCCGAAGGCGTCCCCGCCTTCGCATCCCCGCTCCGAGAGTTCCCGACCCTTCGCGTCGTCGGTCCCGAGGTACATGGCGCCGAGGAGCGAGCAGGCGCGCCAGCGATTCGCCTCCGCCCCGACGTCCCCGGAGTCGACCGGCCGATCGCACGCTTCGCGGAAGATCGCTTCCGCCCGCGGCGGGTCCTTCGCGACGCCGATCCCGTCGCGGTAGGCCCGACCCACGTTCACGCACCCGGTGCGGTTCGGCGGCTGGCATCGCGTGCCGTCGCACCCGCGCTGATAGAACGCCACCGCGCGCGTCTTGTCGCGGGCGACGCCGCGCCCGTTCTCGTACAGGAAGCCGAGATTGGTGCACGCGGCCGGGCTGCCGCCCTCGCACGCTTCCTCGTAGCGGGCGGCGGCGGTCTTCGGATTCTTCGGGGTGCCGCGCCCGTCGTCGGACATGACTCCGGCGTTGTAGCAGGACTTCGCGTCGCCCAGATCGCAGCCGCGAACGTAGAGCTCGGTCGCGCGCCGGTCGTCGCGCGAGACGACCGTTCCCGTGGCATGGAGAAATGCCTCGTGCGCGCAGCCGGCGCCGCTTCCGAGGGCGCAGGCCCGCTCGAGCGTCGCGACGGCGTCCTGCGGCCGATTTCCCGATCGCGCGAGCGCGATCCCCGCGTCCGCGCACGCGGCGGCGGATCCGAGCCGGCACGCGGATTCGAGGAGCGCGAGCCGTCGTTCTCCGGCTTCCGCTTCCCGTGCCGCACGATAACAGCCGCCCGGCGACCCGAGGCGGCAGGCTTCCTCGAAAAACGACTTCCCGCCGACGGGGACGACGCTCGCCTCGATCGACTTCCCGGCCCGGCGGACGACCAGCGAGACGGTCTCGATCGGCCGCTCGTCGGCGGCCGCGTCGAAGTCGCAGACGTTCCCGATCGGCGTTCCGCCGATGCGTTCGACGACGTCTCCCGGACGGATTCCCGCGAGCGCCCCGGGACCTCCCGCGACGACCTCGACGACGAGCGCTCCCCGGACGTTTTCGGGTAGCGAAAGGCTCCTTCGTTTCGCTCGCGAGATCGAAACCGCCTCGATGCCCAGGGTTCCGCGGCGAGCCGCGGGAGCGGCGGGCGGAGCAGCCGAAGGGCCGGAGGAGGTGCAGGCGACCGCGAGAATCGCCCCTCCCAGAATCATGGGAACGCGGATGCGCCGCAGATGTTTCATCGCCGAGCGATTTCGATTCTATCGCGCGGCCACGAGCGGCCGGCCGGCTCGCTCGCGTTGATCCCTTCGCATCTGGCGGAGCGCCGCGCGTCGCCGTAGGCTGCTCGCCGGGGGTGTGAGTATGAAAATTCGAACGCATTCGCGCCTGAAGGCGACCATCGCCGCGGCCGGCGCCGCGGCGGCCGCCAGTGTCTATCTCCTCCGGAAATGGCGGGATGGCTGGAACGCGACCGCCGAGGAGACCGCCTGCCGAATGCCGCTCGACGAAGAGGTCGAGGATCCGACGTACGTCACGAACCGCGCGATCACGATTCGCGCGCTGCCGGAGCACATCTGGCCGTGGCTCGCGCAGATGGGCGAGTCTCCGCGCGGCGGGTTCTACAGCTATCTCCCGGTCGAGCGCCTGCTCGGGATGAAGGTCGAGAACGCGGAGGAGGTTCTCTCCGAGTTCCAGAATCCGGAGGTCGGCGAACCTTTGGACCGAGCGGGCACGATGCGCGTCAAGGCCGTCGTGCGCAACCACGTTCTCGTCCTGGGACCGCCGCCCACACCCGATCTTTCGGTGACCTGGGCCCTCGCGCTCTATCCGATCGACGGAACGACGCGTCTCGTATCGCGCTGCCGGGCGCGGCTTCCGCGCGGCTGGCGCGGCATGGCCGCTCGCGTCGTGCTCGATCCCGGTCAGCTCGTCATGGAGCGGAAGATGCTGATCGAGATCAAGAAGCGAGCCGAAAAACTCGCGGCGAGGTCGCACTTCGAGATCCTGCCCGAGCGACAGGCGGGATGACGGAACGCTGCCGGAGAGCGCGGCCGCAGGGCGCCGCGGCCGCGCTCTCCGGGGACTAGAACTTCTGGACGATCGGAACCTGGCACGGGAACGGCGGTGGTGTCCCTTCCGTCCCGCCGGTCGCGCTTCCATGCCCTCGAAAACGCGCCGGTGCGCATCCGGCGTCCCACTTGTAGAGAAGATCGATCCCGAACTTGTGCGCGAGCCCCCACTCGTCGTCCGCGCGCGACAACGTAAGGGGATAGTGGCTCGTGCCCGCACCGAAGTCGTAACTGATCGTGAATTTCGTGTATTTTCCGAGATCGATGCCGTCCAGCTGGAGCCGGTACTGGTCCGCGATCGACGAGGGAGTGTAGCTCGCATAGAGCGCCGTTTCGTTCCGCCCGCGAAGACTGACCGCGCGCCCGAACTGAAGGCCCGCGATACCCGAACCGATCTGCCACGTCCGGATTTCCGGGTCCGCGATGCTGGCGCGGAAATCGACCATGTCCAGGAGATTCTTTCCCGAGACCGTTTGATAGCGGCCAAAGACGCAGAGACCGCCGCGGGTGCAGTCCGCCGCCATGCGCGTCGCGAGGGTGGAATTGAATCCGGGGGGCGGAACGTCTGTGCCGAGCGCAAAAGGCCCGTAGAACACGTTGCCGCTCGTCAGCTGGATCTGGGGTTGACCGGTCGAGGTCTGGTAGCTGTAGGCGACGCCGACCTTCGAAGACGCGGCCGCGAACCAGGGAAAGCCGAATTCGGGATTCCCGATCTGACCGAGGAGCGGGTTGAGCGGCTGCGTCTGCCAGGCGGTCGGGCCGTGCGTGATCATCCAGCGCTCGATCCTGTCCTGCTGCGCGTTGCCGAAGGAGATTTCGAATCCGGCGTCGACGCCGACGATCCGGGTGTAGTGTCCGGTCCCGCCGCCGAATCCGGAGATGCTGTGGCACGCGTAGTCGGTCGCGTCGCCCGGGCGAGTGCACCACCGGAGATCCGTTCCCTGCGTGAAGGAGAAAGCGGAGTACCGCACGCCGTTGTAGCGGGTCTCGGCGATTCCGTCGAGACCCGCCATCTGCGCGGCGAGGATCGGCGTGATTCGCGCGAAAGCGTTCGAGTAGACCCTGGGGGCGAGGGACGTCCCGGGGCCGTTCTCGGCGTAGAGCTGCACCAGCCGGGTTCCGTCGTAGTCGAACCGGTAATAGGCGCCGTCGCACTTCTCGGAAAGGACGTCCATCGGCTGGGATCCGTACTCGACCGCGCCGCCGCTCGCGAGCCAGCTCGAACGGTAATCCGCAGAGATGAAAAGGCTGCGCGCGTTGTCGAAGCCCTGAATTGCGGTCACGGGACCACAGGCGTGTCCCGGCTCGCAGTAGGCGATCTTCGCGAGAGGAGAATCGGAGTTCGTGCCGTAGGGAAAATAGATCGGATCGGTCTGCGGGTCGTACCGGATGCCGGCCCAGAACCGGACTCCCGCCACGATCCGGGCGTCCAGACTGACGATGCCGATCGTCGGCAATCCGGGGAAATCGGGGTACGTCACGGGTGCGCTCGTGTAGACGGGATCGCCGGGCGAGCCGTTATGGTCGGAGTAGACCGTCCACTGGAACGAGAGCGGTCCCGCGCCCTGACGCCCGATCCCCATCACCAATCGACTGACGTGCCCGTCGAAATCGGAATTGAGAGAAAACTGCTGGAGCACGGTCACGTCGTTGGCCGACGTCCCGAAACTGATCGTGTTCGTGGGAATCGGGAACGCGTTCAGGGCGCCTTCGTTGATCGCGGTCTGCGCGGGGCACGAGCCGCAGCTGTCGGCGAAGACGTTCGCGCTCGAGATCGAGAGCCGGACGAACGTTCCGTGCGATTCGTCGCGAGCGTTGAAGCTGGCGCTTCCCTGCCCCGTCGTGGGGTTCACGGTCGCGTGCACCGATTCGAGCCCCTGGAATGCGGGACTCCCGTACTTGTGGCTGAGCGTCACGACACCGTCCTGCGTGGTCACCGTACCGACGCCCTGCTCGAAAAATCCGTCCGCGCCGCAGGCGACATACGCTCCGGTCGCCGGGCCGAACTGGAGGATCCCGCCGTTGCCGGCGTCCTTCAGGCAGAAAGTGGAAGGACCGGCGCTTTCTTGGACGGTCCCGTCGTCGGGTGAGACGTGGACGAAGCGGACCGATGCGTCCGGATTGATCGGGACGATCCGGACGTCATCGGCGGAGCGGGCCGCGGCCGCCGGAGCCGCGAGAAGGAAAGCCAGGAGCCATCGACGAGTCATCGCTCACCTCCCGGATTCCGATCAAGTTGGATTCTTAGGGAAAATCGTAGCACGAGGCGCGGCGGCGGCGTAGAGGGCGAGGTCGCCGGATGTAGACTCCAGTCATGGTGGAAAAGAAAAAATCCGCAGGTAGACGGACCCGCAAGCCGACGGGACCGGCGCACCGCCGAGCGGTGAAGCCCTCGGCAAAGCCTTCGGCGGTCAAGAGAAAACCGTCCAAGAAGAAGGCGAAATCGCCCTCGTCGCGGACGAAGCCAGCGAGGCGAAAACCGTCAGTGAAGAAGGAGCGGAAGACCGCAGGCCGGAGGCCCGCCCGGCGCACCGCGCGAAAACCAGCGTCCTCCCGCCGCGGAAGAACGGCCCCTCTCGCGGAGCCCGAGGAAGATCGCTCGTCGGACTACTCGGTCTTTCCGCCCCCGAGCGACCGCGGCCTCGGGCTCGAGTCCGGCGGCCAGTCCGGGGACACCGAAGGCCTCTCGCGCGCGGAAGAAGCGGCCTCGGAGAGCGTCGAGGAACTCGTCGAGGAGGGGCAGGCGTTCGAAGCCGGAGTCGTGAGCGGCGTCGAAAACGCCGCGGACGCGGACGTCAGCGAAGTGGTGACGCGCGAAGTGCCGGAGGACGACGTTCCCCGCGAGTACATCGACGAAGAGTGAGCGGTTGAGGCCGGGATCCTCGCGCGGTCACGCTCTTCCCGTTTCGGGCCTATTCTGTTCGACGTGGGGAATCGGGAGAGACCGGCGGCACGGCGGACGGAAGCCTGAGTGGATCCCCGCGGAAGAGTCCTGCTCCAGGAGGAGTTGACCGCTCTCGCGCGGGGTGACCGGAGGGGAGCCGAGCTCCTGCCGCAGACGTTCTTCATCGGCCGCGACGGGCGGATCGCGTCGGTCGCGGTCGGTTTCGAGAGCCGGGACGCGCTCGAGCGGCGGGTCCGGGAGATCCTTCGGCAGCGCCCGGGCGCGTGATCCGGCATCGGCCGCCGATCCCCTCCTCAGGCCAGGCGCGTCCGGCTCAGGAACTC encodes the following:
- a CDS encoding PDZ domain-containing protein translates to MKHLRRIRVPMILGGAILAVACTSSGPSAAPPAAPAARRGTLGIEAVSISRAKRRSLSLPENVRGALVVEVVAGGPGALAGIRPGDVVERIGGTPIGNVCDFDAAADERPIETVSLVVRRAGKSIEASVVPVGGKSFFEEACRLGSPGGCYRAAREAEAGERRLALLESACRLGSAAACADAGIALARSGNRPQDAVATLERACALGSGAGCAHEAFLHATGTVVSRDDRRATELYVRGCDLGDAKSCYNAGVMSDDGRGTPKNPKTAAARYEEACEGGSPAACTNLGFLYENGRGVARDKTRAVAFYQRGCDGTRCQPPNRTGCVNVGRAYRDGIGVAKDPPRAEAIFREACDRPVDSGDVGAEANRWRACSLLGAMYLGTDDAKGRELSERGCEGGDAFGCFNAAAIYAAGSGVEANPATAASFLERACRAGDGEGCFDLGVAYEKGDGVSADREKAAEAFKKACILGFPKACGRKVR
- a CDS encoding PadR family transcriptional regulator, translating into MADIPSSVSRIELLQGTLDLLVLQTLRWGPRHGYGIAQMIRAGSRDVLQVDTGSLYPALHRLEKAGAISAEWETSENKQRVRVYRLTAAGRKQLAAERSKWEQLAGAIAGVMAKPAASES
- a CDS encoding SRPBCC family protein, producing MKIRTHSRLKATIAAAGAAAAASVYLLRKWRDGWNATAEETACRMPLDEEVEDPTYVTNRAITIRALPEHIWPWLAQMGESPRGGFYSYLPVERLLGMKVENAEEVLSEFQNPEVGEPLDRAGTMRVKAVVRNHVLVLGPPPTPDLSVTWALALYPIDGTTRLVSRCRARLPRGWRGMAARVVLDPGQLVMERKMLIEIKKRAEKLAARSHFEILPERQAG
- a CDS encoding ABC transporter permease translates to MKIFGRGRARRERELEEELQAHLRIAIAERVARGESPDDAAASARREFGNYGRVKEDAREAWGGAALDRFGQDLRFGLRMLRRSPGVSLLAILCLSLAIGANTAVFGWIEGILFRPFPAVARQDRLLAMVSTRQGEQRRDDLSWPDFLDFRRNCRLADAFIADKIMGATLSLGERSETAYGSIVSANYFDALGVRPVLGRGFVPGEETGDKAHPVVVISWREWRERFRGDPAIVGKTQRLNGVLHTIVGVGPKGFDGTFVGYAMRYFVPASMEDNFEAGGYKLEDRGARWIEGFVRPKPGVSIEQVQAELSGVARRLEAAYPETNRGRGIRVFPLALTPFNKASELRPVLGILAVVSAFVLVVACSNVGNLLLVRSLARRREMTVRLAIGAGRGRLVAQLLTEGATLAGAGVVGGLLVARLCRDFLAHFFSARVNLPENLDWRVLALSAAICLTATIAIGLIPAFQTRSFDAAAVLKEEAGSVAGGGRSWIRSGLVLLQLSISFVLLVGAGLVVRSLRRMQSANPGFAADEVTETSVDLLAAGYDPARAKNVQQEILDRIGADPSVRSAVFARSIPLGLRPPSSAPVAVDGYVPRPDEQPTVEYNEVGPGYLATLGIPLLSGREFRRSDDETGPLVAVVNAAMAEKYWRGGDPLGTRLVVKGRPMTVVGVAKTSTYFRIGEDPTPFFYVPIRQNFQGQAVLNVRSSAPLAAIARRIEGAIHAVDPSLERDETTWMRATLDRAASSQRIAVRLLEIFGGLALLLAAVGLFGVVSYAVSRRTREMGVRAALGARRADLFGLVVSEGLLLTVAGLVAGGAAALVLTRLIETLLYGVSPRDPLTFAASSAVLLATALAASLVPAWRAARTDPWTALRE
- a CDS encoding isocitrate lyase/phosphoenolpyruvate mutase family protein; this translates as MSVTQAEKAARFHALHERPGAFVIPNPWDAGTAKILENLGFEALTTTSAGLAFSLGRPDGSVGRDEALENARQIVEATDLPVAADLENGYGDSPEAAAETIRLAGRAGLVGGSIEDATGNPEGPIYCFEHAVARVAAAVEAARSFPFRFMLVGRAENFLHGRPDLDDTIRRLQAFEEAGADVLYAPGLTTEEQIRAVCAAVKKPVNVVMGLRRAHFSIVELAGMGVKRISVGSTLSRAALGAFIRGAREMLDDGTFHFADQAPPYAELNALFGRR